The following are from one region of the Polyangiaceae bacterium genome:
- a CDS encoding PQQ-binding-like beta-propeller repeat protein yields MARLVSARCPNCGAHVKLDPTQDFVTCTYCGTSALIERDPSRERPVGTPVIVVPPSSSAPLVAIAVAVLVLAAASAGLVVWLSAGKTMPRPPIPGIAAPPPTAAKPAAPRYYANNRRPMFADFDGDGATDFVFSFHEVGKSGDAYGGFDGKSGKLLWKTAELGSAAYQHSAALVGGRLLLASPTGELTAYVLRDGARQWTTTLGDKAKRFCAAGQNVRVLLSDGRALGIDLATGKQSPADAKADCHDTQRDDALRLPPSRTGFALDTAGPEQTSWSCVSTTVRGSYNFFVPDPCPKQLGLRSSRFPTLNAKGMVQTPDGWAIFGTRPEGTESPMVGFFGKGRLLWSAALHPDNPLAARPGSPKGVVTPHTIVASYTAVAGSEEHVVAFGLASGKRLWDVKAPWSVSQMAGTDDAIALLGTSKAMVLATRDGRERFRFGND; encoded by the coding sequence ATGGCGCGACTGGTGAGCGCGCGCTGCCCGAACTGCGGCGCGCACGTGAAGCTCGATCCCACGCAGGACTTCGTCACCTGCACGTATTGCGGCACCAGCGCGCTGATCGAGCGCGACCCGTCCCGCGAGCGACCGGTGGGAACACCGGTGATCGTGGTTCCACCGAGCAGCAGCGCGCCTCTCGTCGCGATCGCCGTCGCGGTGTTGGTGCTGGCCGCAGCCAGCGCGGGCTTGGTGGTGTGGCTGTCCGCCGGCAAGACCATGCCGCGCCCGCCGATCCCGGGCATCGCGGCGCCCCCGCCCACCGCGGCGAAGCCCGCCGCCCCGCGCTACTACGCGAACAATCGACGTCCCATGTTCGCCGACTTCGACGGCGACGGCGCCACGGACTTCGTGTTCTCGTTCCATGAGGTCGGCAAATCGGGCGACGCCTACGGCGGCTTCGACGGTAAGAGCGGCAAGCTCTTGTGGAAGACCGCGGAGCTTGGTTCCGCGGCGTACCAACATTCTGCGGCCCTGGTCGGTGGCCGGCTGTTGCTCGCCTCTCCCACCGGAGAGCTGACGGCCTACGTGCTTCGCGATGGCGCGCGGCAGTGGACCACCACCCTCGGGGACAAGGCCAAACGCTTCTGCGCCGCCGGGCAAAACGTGCGTGTGTTGCTCTCCGACGGACGCGCCCTGGGCATCGATCTGGCGACCGGCAAGCAGAGCCCCGCCGACGCCAAGGCCGACTGTCACGACACCCAGCGCGACGACGCGCTCCGCTTGCCCCCCAGTCGCACGGGCTTTGCGCTCGACACCGCAGGCCCCGAGCAGACGTCCTGGAGCTGCGTGAGCACGACCGTGCGCGGCAGCTACAACTTCTTCGTTCCGGATCCCTGCCCCAAACAACTGGGCCTACGCTCGTCCAGGTTCCCGACCCTCAACGCCAAGGGCATGGTGCAGACCCCCGACGGCTGGGCGATCTTCGGCACGCGCCCGGAAGGCACCGAGTCTCCCATGGTGGGCTTCTTCGGCAAGGGCCGCCTGCTGTGGAGCGCGGCGCTGCACCCGGACAATCCCTTGGCCGCGCGCCCCGGCTCACCGAAAGGCGTCGTCACGCCGCACACCATCGTCGCCAGCTACACCGCCGTGGCGGGCAGCGAAGAGCACGTCGTCGCCTTCGGCCTCGCCAGTGGCAAGCGCCTGTGGGACGTGAAAGCGCCCTGGTCCGTGAGCCAGATGGCGGGCACGGACGACGCCATCGCGCTCCTGGGCACCAGCAAGGCGATGGTGCTGGCCACGCGAGACGGCCGCGAGCGCTTCCGCTTCGGCAACGATTGA
- a CDS encoding metallophosphoesterase, translated as MRRAVVVALVLIALVGGAWWWRQSRGVLPPAVASARSTAATTHPPARRDKRLGGTDVTFLVASDTHFGFGSSERDLLGALHDPVKDPKGTEAVNARAIRDMNRMPGRPWPQRLGGTIERPRGLLITGDLTENGDPWQWRYFVQYYGLNGDDGLVHYPVFEAFGNHDKHHSWYVLDRVRERHGGMRYAFDWDDVHLVCLGEAPDDAGLRWLAKDLSAVGGERPVILYFHFPLRGPFSDDNWFGRGDYRERLARALEGHNVIAIFHGHYHASGRYRWAGHDIYNVGAAKHLRHSFAVVRVSDARLRVASWHYGLHEFQWWHEKPINGAPGKEISGGTRMDGGMLLDPP; from the coding sequence GTGGCCAGCGCGCGCTCCACGGCGGCCACGACGCACCCGCCGGCGCGGCGCGACAAGCGCCTGGGCGGTACGGACGTGACATTTCTCGTCGCCTCCGACACGCACTTCGGCTTCGGCTCCTCGGAGCGGGACCTGCTGGGCGCGCTGCACGACCCGGTGAAGGACCCGAAGGGCACCGAAGCCGTCAACGCGCGGGCCATCCGCGACATGAACAGAATGCCCGGTCGCCCCTGGCCCCAGCGGCTGGGGGGCACCATTGAAAGGCCCCGCGGCCTGCTGATCACGGGAGATCTCACGGAGAACGGCGACCCTTGGCAGTGGCGGTACTTCGTCCAGTACTACGGCCTGAACGGGGACGACGGCCTGGTGCACTACCCGGTGTTCGAAGCCTTCGGCAATCACGACAAGCACCACAGCTGGTACGTGTTGGATCGCGTGCGCGAGCGTCACGGAGGCATGCGCTACGCCTTCGACTGGGACGACGTGCACCTGGTGTGTCTGGGAGAAGCACCGGACGACGCCGGGCTCCGCTGGCTGGCAAAGGACCTGAGCGCCGTCGGCGGGGAGCGTCCCGTCATCCTCTACTTCCACTTCCCGCTCCGGGGCCCGTTCTCGGACGACAACTGGTTCGGTCGCGGCGACTACCGCGAGCGCTTGGCGCGCGCCCTCGAGGGGCACAACGTGATCGCCATCTTCCACGGGCACTATCACGCGTCCGGCCGCTATCGCTGGGCGGGGCACGACATCTACAACGTGGGCGCCGCCAAGCACCTGCGGCACAGCTTCGCCGTGGTCCGGGTGAGCGACGCTCGCCTCCGGGTGGCCTCCTGGCACTACGGCCTCCACGAATTTCAGTGGTGGCACGAAAAGCCCATCAACGGCGCGCCGGGCAAGGAAATCTCCGGCGGAACGCGGATGGACGGCGGCATGCTCTTGGACCCGCCCTGA
- a CDS encoding serine/threonine protein kinase, translating to MTPAVASIPAGTVIGGDFRIVAPLSAGGMGAVYVAEQASTGKRRAIKVMHPALVADPSLRERFVQEAKVGGLIASDHVVEVVGAGVDPTLGVPWIAMELLEGEDLGHYLPGRGPMSMDEALSVLRPLCHALAAAHAAGIVHRDVKPENVFLAATHSTTHPTIVKVLDFGIAKVAAQARQTATAAMGTPLWMAPEQTELSAKVSPATDVWSIGLIAYWLLTGRAYWRAAHAAEASMPALMREILFEPLEAPSVRAAELGLADRLPPGFDDWFARCTVRDPALRYATAGEAFAALLGTLGLPVSSTFHPPPMPSSSSIARSVIPPTAPSPMGGTLPLSEHQASERGVTAASVERPAAATAAPTSRALPEPKKSRGGLIFALIGAACLLLAVGVVGGFLLFRPGHRVRRPPRPVVARTFKRAPRPPPEVAPEPSAAPTKRTAPRPAAKKKPELPPFDATEAQRNVKQQSQFAAFGCKSMSGPSALSATVVFAPAGHVKTVQMSIKDTTTPRGQCYKVRLLSTRVSPFSGEAQSVGASVSFSE from the coding sequence GTGACGCCGGCCGTCGCTTCGATTCCTGCTGGAACGGTCATCGGTGGCGATTTCCGCATCGTGGCGCCGCTCAGCGCCGGGGGCATGGGCGCGGTGTACGTGGCGGAGCAGGCGTCCACCGGCAAGCGCCGGGCGATCAAGGTGATGCACCCCGCGTTGGTGGCGGATCCGAGCTTGCGGGAGCGCTTCGTGCAAGAAGCCAAGGTGGGCGGGCTCATCGCGAGCGATCACGTAGTGGAAGTGGTCGGCGCGGGGGTAGACCCCACGCTGGGGGTGCCGTGGATCGCGATGGAGCTGCTCGAGGGCGAGGACCTCGGCCACTACCTGCCCGGGCGCGGGCCGATGTCCATGGATGAGGCGCTGAGCGTGCTCCGGCCTTTGTGCCATGCCCTGGCGGCGGCCCATGCGGCGGGCATCGTCCATCGTGACGTGAAGCCGGAGAACGTGTTTCTGGCGGCCACCCACAGCACCACGCACCCGACCATCGTGAAGGTGCTCGACTTCGGCATCGCCAAGGTTGCCGCCCAGGCGCGGCAGACGGCGACGGCGGCCATGGGCACGCCGCTGTGGATGGCGCCGGAACAGACGGAGCTGTCGGCCAAGGTGTCGCCAGCGACGGACGTTTGGTCCATCGGGCTCATCGCCTACTGGCTCCTCACCGGGCGTGCTTATTGGCGCGCGGCGCACGCGGCGGAGGCGTCCATGCCGGCGTTGATGCGCGAGATCTTGTTCGAGCCCCTGGAAGCGCCCAGCGTGCGGGCCGCGGAGCTGGGCCTGGCAGATCGCCTGCCGCCCGGGTTCGACGACTGGTTCGCGCGCTGCACCGTGCGCGATCCCGCGTTGCGCTACGCCACGGCGGGAGAGGCCTTTGCGGCGTTGCTCGGCACGCTGGGCTTGCCGGTGAGCTCCACGTTTCACCCTCCGCCGATGCCGAGCTCGTCCAGCATCGCCCGTTCGGTGATCCCTCCAACGGCACCGTCGCCGATGGGCGGCACCCTGCCGCTGTCCGAGCACCAGGCGTCGGAACGCGGGGTCACCGCTGCGTCCGTGGAACGCCCGGCCGCCGCCACGGCAGCACCCACCAGCCGCGCGCTCCCGGAGCCGAAGAAGTCCCGCGGCGGGCTGATCTTCGCGCTGATCGGCGCAGCGTGTTTGCTGCTGGCGGTCGGCGTGGTGGGCGGCTTCTTGCTGTTCCGGCCGGGCCACCGCGTGCGCCGCCCACCGCGACCCGTGGTGGCGCGGACCTTCAAACGCGCGCCCAGGCCTCCGCCGGAGGTCGCGCCCGAGCCGAGCGCGGCGCCCACGAAGCGCACGGCGCCCCGACCCGCAGCAAAGAAGAAGCCGGAGCTGCCGCCCTTCGACGCGACGGAAGCGCAGCGCAACGTGAAGCAGCAGAGTCAGTTCGCGGCCTTCGGGTGCAAGAGCATGAGCGGACCTTCTGCGCTCTCCGCCACGGTGGTGTTCGCGCCCGCGGGCCACGTGAAGACGGTGCAGATGTCCATCAAGGACACCACCACGCCGCGCGGCCAGTGCTACAAGGTGCGCTTGCTTTCGACGCGAGTCTCGCCTTTCAGCGGGGAAGCCCAGAGTGTCGGCGCCAGCGTGAGCTTCTCGGAGTGA